Sequence from the Eleutherodactylus coqui strain aEleCoq1 chromosome 13, aEleCoq1.hap1, whole genome shotgun sequence genome:
cgcgaaacaaagttggggttcagcacttctgtatggccatgttaatgcactttgtaatgtacatcgtgcattaaatatgagccatacagaagttattcacttacctgttccgttgctagcgtcctcgtctccatggtgccgtctaattttcagcgtctaatcgcccgattagacgcgcttgcgcagtccggtcttctcccttctgaatggggccgctcgtgccagagagctgctcctcgtagctccgccccgtcacgtgtgccgattccagccaatcaggaggctggaatcggcaatggaccgcacagaagacctgcggtccaccgagggtgaagatcccggcggccatcttcgcaaggtaagtaagaagtcaccggagcgcggggattcgggtaagtactatccgtttttgtttttttttaaagccctgcatcgggtttgtctcgcgccgaacgggggggctattgaaaaaaaaaaaaaaaaacgtttcggcgcgggacaacccctttaaaggggtccgTTTCATGCTGTTGGGTTTAGTCATTAGACAAATCCAtttagccaggggattccccttccctgctcccaaAAGAGAACAGGGAAACAAGAccctgaatgcagatgtgaaaacagccttaagaTTGTCCAAAACCCATTTAAACATCCCACTTGCAACTTATAAGAAAGTTTGGCAAATAACTGAGAATTTTTTGTCAAATTACTTGACATTTGTAAACTGTAATTGCCGATTCCAGTGTGATTGTTCAACATAATCGTAGCTCTCCACAAAACCTTATCCAAACAAATGTTACTGCAGCATTACTTCATATGTATTACTGCAAGGTTTCTTAATGGCTAGATAATATCAAAGGAATTTTACTTCGCAAATCACACATGTAAATCTCAACTATAAAACAGGAATCTGGCAGAAGGGAGGTGGAGATAGTCTCAGAGCATCAATTACCTGTCTACATTTAACAGATTAAAGGAAATAAAATAATACTTAGCTATACTCCACCCTTCTATCATTCTATCTTAACAAGAGCCCAGAGGCATTTTACAAATTAGGCCAAGTGGACACACTAAGTGTACATTTTAATTAGCATTTCATCAAGAAATTAAGAGCCAAAATTGGATTTAGGAGGTTGTACCAAAGGAAAACACCCACATGTTATTATATATAAAGCTTACGTTTTCTGGAGAAGTCAGCTTGCTATCTTTTTCGCATAACTAAACCAGGAGGGCTTACCTAGCGGCTACCAAGAACATGTCGTACCGAAAGAATTCAGCATCTTCAAGAGTATCTGTTGGAGGAGGCGGTGGATACGGGACAGCCGTTTGCTCATTTCTTGGAAACTCTGGAGGATCATGTGGGGCTGGAGGCTATGGCGGAAGCCAAAGTGGAGGTTTTTCAGCTGGATATGGTGGGGCAGGAGCTTTCGGTGATAGTCAAAGTGGTGGTGCTGCATTTGGTAATAGCCTGGTTAGTGCTGGGGGCTTTGGTGGTAACTTTGGTGGAGGTGCTGCTGGTGGTTTTGGTGGAGATTCGCTCCTGTCTGGAGATGAAAAGGGAACCATGCAGAATCTTAATGATCGTCTTGCTACTTATCTGagcaaagtgagagaattagaagaAGCCAATGCTGACCTTGAAAGCAAAATTAGGGAATGGTATGAGCAACACAAGAATGATAACAAAGTGGATCGTGACTATAGCAAGTATTACCAAACTATTGAGGATCTCCAGAAGCAGGTACTGATTATTAAATAGAAAGATCATTCTATAACTTATTAAGATGTCTTAGCAAAATGTTTGGTTGGTTGATGGACATGATGAAAATCAATGTTTTTAGACTATTCTCTACATTTTTGGTTTTCATAGATTCAAGCTGCAGCTGTGGCCAATTCAAGTACTGTACTTCAGATTGATAATGCCCGTCTGGCAGCTGATGATTTCAAGCTCAAGTAAGTTTTTTTTACTCATTGATTTGTAGCTGGAGAACATAATTTATTTTGAAGCATGCTTAATGTGATGTTCTAAACTGTCCTGTAGGTTCGAGAACGAGCATTGCCTCCGTCAAAATGTAGAGGCTGATATTAATGGTCTACGCAAAGTGCTAGATGACCTGAACTTGGCCAAGTGTGATCTTGAGTCACAGGTTGAAGGCTTGACTGAGGAAATTATGTCTCTGAAGAAGAACCATGAGGAGGTACCGAAAACAAATCCTATAATAGTCTTTCATATTTTCTATTATTGATACTGTCCTcttatttttaaaatatgtaaTGCAAAGAAAATTGCCCCCCGTTGAAATACAAAATGCCTTATTTTGTCGATACTCAAAAAACACCATTGTTTTTAGGAAATGAAGAGTCTGCAAGGAGCAACAGGACAACTAACAGTAGAGATGAAAGCAGCTCCAGGAATTGACCTTAACGAAGTTCTAAATAATATGAGACGGGATTATGAAGAATTGGCAGAAAAGAATCGTAGAGATGCAGAAGCTCAATTTAATGAAGCGGTAAAACAATTGAAACCTCCGTCCATAACCAATTTAGAAGTTGATGTGTTTAAGACTTTCACATATGCTCATATGTACGACTTTGTTTTAGTGCAAGGCTCTCAGGCAGGAGATCTCATCTGGGGCTGAGCAAATTCAGACCAGCAAGAGTGAAATCACAGATTTGAGACGTTCGTTACAATCACTGGAGATTGAACTGCAAGCTGCTCTGGCAATGGTATGGATCATCAATAATCTACAACTTTAACACATTGATGTTTTCACTTTTATTATATGTATGACTTCACTTTAGATCTTTCTTCTGAATTCATATATAAGGCTCCTTGATTTCTTGTTTGTTCAGTGTTGGTAAAATGTTGCATTGGTCTAAGAAGCAGTGGTCTACTCAAGTCATTATATTTATCTCTAAATGGCCACTGAAGAAAATGAACCATAGAAATAACACTGAACCACTTTATTTAGCAGACGTCATGGTCAATTAGATGATTTACTCAATTTCtcccaatagaaaaaaaatctagaaagcTCCCTGTCTGAGACGGAAGGTAACTACTGTGTCCAACTTGGAAAGATCCAAGAGAAGATCAGTGCCTTggaaatacagttgtgtgaagtCAGAAGTGACATGGAAAGCCAAAGCTTAGAATATGATCAGCTTCTGGATGCCAAATCCAGACTGGAAAAAGAAATTGAGACCTATCGCTCTTTGCTGGATGGTGAAAGCGGGTAAGAAGATTTTGGTGATAGCCTGGTTAGGGCTCAGGGCTTTGGTGGTAGGTTTGGTGGAGCGGGTTAAGGGTGATTTGGGTGGAGATAACCTCCTTTGACTTAGTGTACAATGAAACCTCTTCAAAAGACCCACCTCTTTGAGAAGCCCACACATGATCCAGGCAAGGTCATTCTTGATTACCTTATATTTAATGTATATGAGCCCTTTCTTTGATAGGTCCACTCATCTAGAACACCATATTTCATAGCAATTTTAGGTAGTCATCTCAGGGAGGTTTCAGTGTATTTTATAACATGACTGGCAAAGCTTTTCTGCAATTCTTTAAAGCTAAATATTATTATTTCTTCTTCATTTTAGCAAAATAACTCAGTCTTCATCTCCACCACCAAGAGGTGAGCAAATGATATTACAATACACCACGTTATATACATAACACACCACTTTACCTTTTGTGCTAAGGTGCAAGCTGTAActaattatattccagagctgaattcacaattctgctgactGTCATTGGAAAAAGTCAACAAGTTTGTTGGTAGATACTTCTGAAAAGATTAGCTGAGCTCCTATAACATTGCAGGAGAGTTTTATAGTTTCTGTAGGAACATATCATACAACACACTGTTATGTAGATGTCATTTTGCACATTTTTGCTgtttctatatatacatatatttggtCATATAAGCCTATATTGTTTGCTCATATACTGTTGCATTGATTCTTTCAGAGTCAGTCAAGAGTCGAAAGATTAAAACCATTGTTGAGGAGGTGGTGAATGGAAGAGTGGTGTCACAACAAGTTAAGGAAACTGAGGAGAAAATGTGATCAGTCCCATCAAAACTACAGTATATGTCGAAGCTGCTACCTTCTTAGCATTGTCTCATGTCTCTAGGAGGGCCGCATTTAACCCTATGCTTTTTCCTTCTGTACCACGCATTAACCCTGACTATGGTCCTGCTATACATGATGTCTACTGAATAAAGCTATCTTTTGATGCATAGTTTGTGGAGTTATATATGAATCATTTATATGATGTTCGAAAAAAAAGTTCACAGCATCGATATCATTCTAATTCACTGGAGAGGTATACAATATTATTTTAAGCCTAATATACATCACAGTTCAGCAAACCGTACAAAGCTAAATGAAGTTGTAAACTGCCATAGGGTGCTTCATGTTGCACTATAGTATTAAAATATTCTCCCCGGATGCATATAGAGGCACAGCAGGGATCATACTCTTTTGTAGGTACCTTATGACAGGTCTATGCAACTCTGAGGTTGTACATAGCACAGTGTCAGGGAGCCCTATGTGTTGTCATATGGTGCTATGTATGGAAATCTACTATGGAGATAATCTCATCTAGAGGTATATAGAGATATAGTAATGCTTTTTCATGGGTTCATATAATGGATCAGATGTTACGGGGCCATGAGCATGAAGCATTAAAGTGGTATTTTTATCTCAGAGAATGACCCTACCCCAACTTACCATGCACCATTGGCCATGACACCCAGGCTGCGAAAGTTGGTTGGGTTTACAAAAATAGGTCAAGTATCTGTGCTATTACGCTGTTTCCATAACCCCCATATAAGTGAATGGGGGTTACGTCAACAGCATTACACGGCTTCCGTAACTCCTATTTGCTTCTATTTGCACAGTGTTGCACAGCGAGTTATGTTGTTTCCTTAAACCTGACCAGCTCTCGAAGCGGGACATGGTGAAGTAGGACCGGGTTGTTCTCTGAGATGAGAATATCAATTTAAGGCTCCAAACTAATGGAGACCAATGGTACAACAAGAGCATCTTCTAGAAAGAGATGAATAGTCTACTTAACTAGCTTCTACTACAGAACACCACTGACACCCAAAAAGTCTGCTTAATAGTAAGCACAGGCTACATCCCAATGTAATTACATCGGATAATGAGTCATTAATTCCCATTAATTCCAATTTTGCATAACAAAAGGCAATGATTAGTAGATCCAGGCTTGAGGCTTTGAATGTTCTAGTCTTTCTCACATGTGAAGGAATACTTTCCTATCTGGAGCTGAATCTTCATATCCAGGAACTTCCATTTACAACACAGAATAGCCTTATGCTACTTTCACACGGCCATAACATGGCCATATTGTAGAATGTGTATTACAGCCATTATTGTATGGATGCTGTATGGTGCTTATTTACGTGCTAATTGGTAGTATTGTGAGGGCATTGAATGGAAGAACTATTTGGCGTTATATAATGGTACTTTGCAAGCAAACAAAATGCTGGTCAGCCCATTGCCTCCAGGGATCTGCTCTCCAACTGTGCATGTACAAACTCAAGGAGCAGGGTCCAGCACAAGCATCAAAGAGAAAAAGTCTAGCGTTCTATCACGGTCCTGATAAAATATTTAGCCTCttattaaaaatgaataaaaactgtTGGTACAAGGACCACCAACCCCATTGGTTTATGTACTTTAGTGTAGCCTGTCTCACGAAGAGTATAGTAGTGACACTGAAACTATCATTCTGCCATTTGTGGTTCCAGATTGGCCACAAATGTCACTCATGTCGATCATGTGGCCGTCTCTGTTGACCGGAGGAGAAGACAGGTAGCTAAATCCCAACCACAAACCGTGGAGTGATACACTCAATGTTGCTGCTATCTGTTGCATTCTCTTCGTGAGACAGACTATAGTTCCCCTTACAGCCTTAGGTCCTACACTATGAGTAAGGTGAGCTACCAAAATGCGTAAGCTGCTGTGGTTGGTGGTCTTTGTATTGACAGTTTTTATGCATTTGTAATAAAGACAAGATAGTTTATCAGGACTCTATCAATACACTGGATTCTTTTCTCTTTTATGGCACTTTGGTACAAAAATTCTGGCAGCAAGTGCTTATATATGGTATTCAGCTTTTAATATTACCTGAAAACCTTTGCAAAATCTGCAGTCAATGATCCCATTTTCTCCATCATTGACTCTGTGTTTCCTTGGCTATCTCCATTAGCCCCACTGAAACGAATGGAGCAGCGGCATTAAAGGCGTGGCCATTGCTCTATTCCATCTGACATCAATGCAGGTGAGAGAAGCAGTGCCAGGAAGAGGGGGAGAAGAATCCACCATTCTTGATATCTGTGGGCTTCTTAacactgagacctccaccgaaCAGATTATATGTCTATAACCAGCTTAAAGggtttttatcacctattcaagTTGATACAAGTTAATTCTGGTCCAACCCATTTAAGACTATAAATCCAATATATAATGTGAAGAATAACGTCTATAGAACAGCAGTATTCACAACCCACCTGTATTCAAGGATTCTTTAAGTTATAGATGATATAGTCAGGGGAAAGCTAAAGAGAAATGTATGAGCTTGGTTTCCTACATGTCTACACCCACAAGCCATTCCACTTGATATAATATGCTAAAATTAGGGGATTTTAAAGGATTACTCTATAAGTTGCAGCCATTTCCCGTCTCATAAGGAAACATAAATGATGACATGAATGGAAACAATTGCAGTAATTGCTAATAATTATTCGACGTTCCCTCTTCAGAATGCTGCTTGATGGGTGGATCTCCTTGATGATGTTATCATCTCACAataaaagtcttcacaatttgGATTCCAGACTAATCCTTGTGTTGCCAACATTACGCACTGAAGATGTGTAATATACAGTAGCAGCTGTAAAATATCAGCATAGCTTAAGAGCTGTCATGGTAGGTGGGAAAGAAGAGACTCCTTTTATATTCTATATAGTACAATGCTGTTGATAGGATCCACGTACTGACCAGAAGATTGGAAGAGAACCAAAATCCACCCAATGAAGTTGTACTGTAAAGTATTCACTTTAttgaaaaaatccctttaaaacatTAAGAAATGCTCATGGAcgtaataaaaatgttttttttattatgtctaTGCAGATTTCGtgttttttaaagggatttttcaataAAGTGAACAGTAAAACTTTGTGGGTTGGATTTTGGCTATTTTTCAGCTTTGGGGGTTTTGACAAAGGTCCATCAGTGCTCCGTAGTTGGATTTGGGAGAACATTCAAATGAgcaagcattttctattttttttactgaCCAGGAGATTTCCCATCCAGTATTCTTTTCAAATCTTAAAGTGTAAAATTTGAGTTATTCCATCTTCCCTGACAATAAATTCTATGGATTTCACATTTTGTTTACTACCACTGTATGTTCCAGGGTTCTTTTGAAAAAGAAATAAGGATCATTGGCACGTATGATACCGGTTATAAGGAAATCCTCCAGATTTTGAGGTCATACTGGGAAGTCCTCCAAAAAGATGAGGATATAAAATCTTATATTCCGGACTTCCCTAAAATCACATACCGGCGAGGACGTAACATCCGGGACCATGTGGTCAAAAGCTACCTTAAACCAATAAATACGTGTAATGACTGGCTCTCTCGCTCGATACCAAACGGGACTTTCAAGTGCTCTAAGTGTCTGGCATGCAAGTACATAAAAAAGGGTAATTGCTTTGAATCAACATCAACAGGCAGAAAGTACGAAATACGCGACTTCATAAACTGCCTGACTATGAATGTAGTTTATCTCATTACGTGCAATTGtaaaaaacaatatattgggAAGACACGACAACAACTACGGAGAAGAATTTTGGGCCATGTCGGTAATATAGGGAGAAAAGAAGCCACATCTGTGTCAACTCATGTGTGGGAACAACACGGTGGAAATGCTGACTGCCTTGTGTTCCAAGGGATAGAACTAATAAGACCAGATGGGAGAAGGGGCGATCTTGATAATCTACTCCTTAGAAAAGAGGCGAGCTGGATATATCGCTGTGAAACCACACAACCATCTGGCTTGAATGAAGTATTGTCATTCAATTGTTTCATTTAAATCGTAAATGGTTGTCATAATCAGACCTTTTTCTAGTTATGCGAATAAAGAAAACTACCCTCTGTAAATCCTGGATTTATGGCCTCTGTATACCACAATCAAAATAAAACATTAGGATCACAAGTGACGATCCATATCCAATGCCCTGCGACAATGATAGGTCATCCATACCTGTTCATCTCAGATTACAATCGTAATCTATATAATCAATAATTACCCGTAATATTGGGGCTATACTATTGGCAAAAGTATAATAATGTTATCAATCTGATAATGAGGACTAACTGTTTAAAAATTAACATAAAGATAACCCCCTCCCACCTCTCTACACCTTCTCCCATAACCCTAAATAaaaacccccccttcccccccccctttttttcatctATTATGTGTGGTTCTGCTTTATTGAAGCAATGGTGTGGACATATTTAATCTAAGTATATCCCTATATACATTGATATTAGTACATTGGACACTGGATCTAATCTATATGTCACAACCAAGAGATAATATTTACGACGATCCCATCATCACTGGTAGCGGTGACGTGACGACGCTACATACCGCTTCATGCACGATGTGTTCTATGTTTAATATTGCGCATAGGATCCTGAAGCCACGCACGGCGTTACCATAACAACAAGCCGCTTGACAGGTACGCTGCCCTTGATCACAAGCAGACGCGTAATCCCGAAGCCATGCGTCATGACGTCACGACGGCGAGTGACGCGGCTCACGTGATGCGGCTCACATTACGATCCAGGACCTGAGCTGCGTTCCACGGCCGCCATTATGGGCGGGCGCGAACGCTGATTGCAAAGGGTGGAGCATGATGACGTCAGGACGGAGGCACGCTCCGATACACCACACCCCGCAACCAGGATTGGCCCTCAGTCGTCCACATGATCTTGTGACGTGAGGAGCCAAGTCGGACTCCTCCCACGCATCAGCTGGGCTGAGGATACGGGCCCGCTGTAACATGTCAAGTCGGACTCCTCCCACGCATCAGCTGGGCTGAGGATACGGGCCCGCTGTAACATGTCAAATGGATAATCGGGATGACATTGGGGAATTCTGTTGAGAGACATAGGACTGCATTCGCAGTCACTATTAAAGTCTCCCTGGTTGAACTGACTTTGACATAAATTGAGCAAGTTCATTACACATGGCCTAATACACAAACGGGCGTACTTTATTCCTATTGATTGAGGGAGTTAACCACACCTCATGGGGAGGGCTTTTGGCCTTTATAAGGCAAGCACTATCCACACAgtgctcattccctagcctaccatctgggctacggacaccaaaccttttttattttaccttgtATCTTCTATCTACTTCTGTCATTTTTGACACTCTAAGGGGGAAAAAGGGTAGATTGAGTGGGAATCCTCAGATACTATCTAAAGAGGGATTTTAGAAACAGCATAGCTCCTTTTGTAGCTAATAAGTGTTATATTGGAGCATTTTCTCCAAGTCCTATCCATTGATCTTGGATATGGAATAACCTTATACGCATGTTCCCTTTGGGAAATCTCTAAGAAGCAGCTTGGGAATGGGCGAGCAGTTCTGTATACTTTAGGTGGGGTTATTATCCCCACTTATCTCAAGATCTCTCTGTATCCCAGGCTCTGTCTAAAGCAATATTTCCAAGACATCGGCTTAATAGTCCACCATTATCTTTAGGGGACACTCTAGCCGTATGCTCTTGGTTATGACAGCAGCAAAGAGTCATCAGTAGAGATTTTGACTATGCTACGCTCTTTTCGCAAAAGTCTGCTGAAACAGTTACTTCCTCCTTATTGATATACCGCCAGGACATTGAATTTCTTGTCATTTGAGTCGATTGGGACTTCCCCTATTCtccaatgctcctgatgatccacacaacggtgtggggaaacgcgttgagcaaaaACGAGCAGATATTGTAAAAACGATTGGAGTTTTTTTGGGTCTCGAGCAAAAACAAGCAAATATTGAATCTAAATGATTGGAGCTTTCTGGGTCTCTGCATCATATTGAGCACTTAAGACCCACGAAATTAGTGCTTATATCCTGCCGACTCTCATGAATTTGGAGAACCTGTCGAGTCCCGTATAAATTTTGGGGGTGCTCGGTTACAGGTCAGAGACTTAGCATTGAGGTTAAGCACAAGAAAATCCTATAACTCAATAAATAAACACAGTTGCATGTATTCGTTAATCTCGGAGCTATTACATAACAGTAATTAGCCTGAGGATTGATCTATAGTTGAAGAATTGATGCTCTCTTCTAAGAGCTTGATCCATAATATATTTTTGGGTCCACCCTGATACCACTTTTCCAGGATAGGACAAAAGTGGATTCAAATAAGCTCTCATACTAGGCCACGACGCTTTATGATTTGTGGTTCCACAAGAATGCCTTAGGACCACAACATTTGCGCCGGTGGACCCTCTACTTTTGAGCAACTGCGTTATATTTGTCCTGACATACAGTACATTTTTAAACGTTTTCGTCATTTGTTGTGCCCCTATacgttttatttttaaagaaattCCTAATAAATTTATCTTTCTTTTAAAAGTCACCTCTGTGATAGGGCTTTACTATATAATTTGGAGACTTTCCTTCGGTACTGCCTCCTCTGTGAATATATTTCTGCTGACTCTAAATGGCAGGGTTCTTGTCGCAAGGCATAAGTACAACTCAGTGGCTGTCAGAGGCCGACACGGTGTTTTCAGAGGCTAACTACACGTCTAACCCTAACAATTTTTCAATTCAAACCACCTTTAAAGAACTCACCCGCATCTACCGCGAATACGTTAGATGCTGGTGGGAAATCCAGGGTCTTTCCAAATACGAAGAACATAAAATAGTCCCTAGGGGATTAAGAAATAATACACTTCCCCCCCCTCGCTGTAGGAATCCAGATTTCCTTAAAAAATGGGAAACTGAAGTCACTGAATCATCATTAAGACTTATTAAACTCTTGATTGAAGAGGAGAAAGTAAccctaataaaaaataaaaaattgttggAAGAGACTATAGAAAAGTCGAAAAGGTTTTCAACAGATTCCGAGTATCCGGCCCTTGAAAAAAATCTTCAAGAAAATATTGCAAAATACACTCAGAGTATAAAGGATAGAAAACACACTCTGTTCACGAGAGACCTAACTGACTTTCGAGAGAATAGAGCCTACATCGGTGCCAGCAGACAATCAGGCGCTGAATTAAGCTCTTCAGAAACTGATATATCAGATAACGAAAGATTCAGACCACAACGCCAACAAAGACCACTTAGAACAGGTCGGGGGCCGAATAAACAAAGAGGCCGGGGCCGTGCTAGATCGCAATCTCAGCACAACCCTGAGCTACCGATCTCACAATATTTTTTACGGGATCGTCGGAATCCCCCGGACATTTACTGACGGTCTCTAATCCACCTGACGAATCTGCTCAGGATAAAATGCAGATCATTAATCTATCCAAACACAAACTAACACACCATGAAATTCGcgttttggagagggggctgtcctttgtcccgacgacccGCTATGAGCCATTCGTCTGggcaaaggacatctccctcttcatgcgCAAACT
This genomic interval carries:
- the LOC136588629 gene encoding keratin, type I cytoskeletal 47 kDa-like codes for the protein MSYRKNSASSRVSVGGGGGYGTAVCSFLGNSGGSCGAGGYGGSQSGGFSAGYGGAGAFGDSQSGGAAFGNSLVSAGGFGGNFGGGAAGGFGGDSLLSGDEKGTMQNLNDRLATYLSKVRELEEANADLESKIREWYEQHKNDNKVDRDYSKYYQTIEDLQKQIQAAAVANSSTVLQIDNARLAADDFKLKFENEHCLRQNVEADINGLRKVLDDLNLAKCDLESQVEGLTEEIMSLKKNHEEEMKSLQGATGQLTVEMKAAPGIDLNEVLNNMRRDYEELAEKNRRDAEAQFNEACKALRQEISSGAEQIQTSKSEITDLRRSLQSLEIELQAALAMKKNLESSLSETEGNYCVQLGKIQEKISALEIQLCEVRSDMESQSLEYDQLLDAKSRLEKEIETYRSLLDGESGKITQSSSPPPRESVKSRKIKTIVEEVVNGRVVSQQVKETEEKM